The Cellulomonas sp. S1-8 genome has a window encoding:
- a CDS encoding HNH endonuclease: protein MLTTAADQAAPHDVGRAPMPSRTLLLNASGDPLCIVTLHRAVVLVMSGKATVVESDGRVLHSPHVQMPLPVVLVLTRYVHVPMRRPVPPTRRTVLQRDDHRCVYCGGGADTVDHVQPRSRGGRHEWTNVVAACVRCNHRKADRTLRELGWELPFQPRAPRWSVTVGGAAGRAEPAWSPYLVA from the coding sequence GTGCTGACGACCGCCGCGGACCAGGCCGCCCCCCACGACGTCGGGCGTGCGCCGATGCCGTCACGCACGCTGCTGCTCAACGCGAGCGGTGACCCCCTGTGCATCGTCACGCTGCACCGCGCGGTCGTCCTCGTCATGAGCGGCAAGGCGACCGTCGTGGAGTCCGACGGTCGCGTCCTGCACTCGCCGCACGTGCAGATGCCGCTGCCCGTCGTCCTCGTGCTCACCCGGTACGTCCACGTCCCGATGCGCCGGCCCGTGCCGCCGACGCGGCGCACCGTCCTGCAGCGCGACGACCACCGCTGCGTGTACTGCGGCGGCGGCGCGGACACCGTCGACCACGTGCAGCCCCGGTCCCGCGGCGGACGGCACGAGTGGACCAACGTCGTCGCCGCGTGCGTCCGGTGCAACCACCGCAAGGCCGACCGGACCCTGCGTGAGCTCGGCTGGGAGCTGCCCTTTCAACCGCGGGCACCGCGGTGGTCCGTCACCGTCGGCGGCGCCGCGGGCCGCGCCGAGCCGGCCTGGTCGCCGTACCTCGTCGCCTGA
- a CDS encoding C40 family peptidase, translating to MSESITKARHRAARRPSTPLTEFACAASEQMGTVGRRTAVVAASSGLMVSMIAVPSHAADRDAAPALAAVDTAALTASARAVLNTSPVVASPAEAVFTVDAPVVTAEKPPPPPEPVRTTRAASRTAERVATASAEVASNPAPQSVAGNAVLEIAARYVGVPYVSGGSSPDGFDCSGFTSYVYAQLGISLPRTSSAQRNAGTVVSRADAQPGDLVWSPGHIGIYAGDNQMIDSPRPGKTVQFRSIWQSNPTFIRIG from the coding sequence TTGTCCGAAAGCATCACCAAGGCGCGTCACCGCGCCGCGCGTCGTCCGTCGACGCCCCTGACCGAGTTCGCCTGCGCTGCCTCCGAGCAGATGGGCACCGTCGGTCGACGGACCGCTGTGGTCGCCGCGTCGTCCGGGCTGATGGTCTCCATGATCGCGGTCCCGTCCCACGCAGCCGATCGCGATGCCGCCCCGGCGCTCGCCGCGGTCGACACGGCAGCCCTCACGGCTTCCGCGCGGGCCGTCCTCAACACCTCTCCCGTCGTGGCCTCGCCCGCCGAGGCCGTCTTCACGGTCGACGCACCGGTCGTCACGGCCGAGAAGCCCCCGCCGCCGCCGGAGCCCGTGCGCACCACGCGCGCCGCGTCCCGCACGGCAGAGCGCGTCGCCACGGCCTCCGCCGAGGTGGCCAGCAACCCGGCCCCGCAGTCGGTCGCCGGCAACGCGGTCCTCGAGATCGCCGCCCGCTACGTGGGCGTCCCGTACGTCTCCGGCGGGTCGTCGCCCGACGGCTTCGACTGCTCCGGGTTCACCTCGTACGTGTACGCGCAGCTCGGCATCTCGCTGCCGCGCACGTCGTCCGCGCAGCGCAACGCCGGGACCGTCGTGTCCCGTGCCGACGCCCAGCCCGGCGACCTGGTCTGGAGCCCCGGCCACATCGGGATCTACGCCGGCGACAACCAGATGATCGACTCGCCGCGTCCCGGCAAGACGGTCCAGTTCCGGTCCATCTGGCAGAGCAACCCCACCTTCATCCGGATCGGCTGA